The proteins below come from a single Malus domestica chromosome 03, GDT2T_hap1 genomic window:
- the LOC103424229 gene encoding large ribosomal subunit protein P2y, which produces MKVVAAYLLAVLGGKSSPSAADLKDILGSVGAEADGDKIELLLAEVKGKDITELIASGREKLASVPSGGGGAVAYSAPAAGGGGGAAVPAAAEQKKEEKVEEKEESDDDMGFSLFD; this is translated from the exons ATGAAGGTTGTTGCTGCATACTTGCTCGCTGTTTTGGGAGGGAAGAGCAGCCCCTCAGCTGCTGACTTGAAGGACATTCTCGGATCAG TTGGAGCTGAGGCAGATGGTGACAAGATTGAGTTGCTATTGGCCGAAGTCAAGGGAAAAGATATCACAGAGCTGATTGCATCTGGAAGGGAGAAGTTGGCATCTGTTCCatctggtggtggtggtgcagtTGCTTATTCTGCACCCGCAGCCGGCGGTGGTGGTGGGGCTGCTGTTCCTGCCGCTGCTGagcagaagaaggaggagaaggtggaagaaaaggaagaatcaGATGAT GATATGGGTTTCAGCCTTTTCGACTGA